One genomic region from Sphaerochaeta sp. encodes:
- a CDS encoding ABC transporter permease has product MHRIKQFINSFGLPRIIIGLFLLLLFVVAPFVGVKVSTSINDTIVRFGMNGVLVLAMVPMIHSGCGLNFGLPLGIIAGLLGATLSLEAELHGFAGFLMAIVFATPFALVLGWGYGRLLNKVKGGEMMIATYVGFSSVAFMCMMWLLLPYKNPTMVWGYSGRGLRTTISTEGYYLHILDSFLEIKLGPITIPTGMILFFAILAFGMWAFLHTKTGTAMTAVGSNPVFARASGINIDRIRTLSVIMSTWLGAVGILVYQQSFGFIQLYMGPFYMALPAVSAILIGGASVNKASIPNVIIGTLLFQGILTMTPSVMNSAVHTDMSEVVRIVVSNGMILYALTRKTEATR; this is encoded by the coding sequence ATGCATAGGATCAAGCAATTCATCAACAGTTTTGGACTGCCCCGCATCATCATCGGGTTGTTCCTGCTGCTGTTGTTCGTCGTGGCGCCGTTTGTCGGCGTCAAGGTATCGACCAGCATCAACGACACCATCGTGCGTTTCGGCATGAATGGCGTGCTGGTGCTCGCCATGGTGCCGATGATCCACAGTGGGTGTGGTCTGAACTTCGGTCTGCCGCTTGGCATCATCGCCGGTCTTTTGGGTGCGACACTCTCGTTGGAAGCGGAGCTGCACGGCTTCGCCGGCTTCTTGATGGCCATCGTCTTCGCCACGCCGTTTGCGTTGGTGCTGGGGTGGGGCTATGGCAGACTGCTGAACAAGGTCAAAGGCGGCGAGATGATGATCGCCACCTATGTCGGCTTCAGCTCCGTCGCCTTCATGTGCATGATGTGGCTGCTGCTTCCCTACAAGAACCCGACGATGGTCTGGGGGTACAGCGGCAGAGGCCTGAGGACGACCATTTCGACGGAGGGCTACTACCTCCACATCCTTGATTCGTTCCTGGAGATCAAACTGGGACCGATCACCATCCCGACGGGAATGATTTTGTTCTTCGCCATCCTGGCGTTTGGCATGTGGGCGTTCCTCCACACCAAGACCGGCACGGCGATGACCGCCGTCGGGTCGAACCCGGTGTTCGCCCGGGCAAGCGGCATCAACATTGATCGGATCCGCACGTTGTCCGTCATCATGTCCACCTGGCTTGGCGCGGTAGGCATTCTGGTCTACCAGCAGAGCTTCGGGTTCATCCAGCTGTACATGGGGCCGTTCTACATGGCGCTTCCCGCCGTCTCGGCCATCTTGATCGGAGGAGCCAGCGTCAACAAGGCGAGCATCCCCAATGTGATCATCGGGACGCTCCTGTTCCAGGGCATCCTGACGATGACCCCGTCGGTGATGAACTCTGCGGTGCACACCGACATGTCCGAGGTGGTGCGTATCGTGGTGTCCAATGGTATGATTTTGTACGCTCTGACCCGTAAGACGGAGGCGACACGATGA
- a CDS encoding ABC transporter permease yields the protein MKKVRKQTVGGKIGNFISNNMVPVLFVIICAFSIPLSGYSANYLFSEIIVRMSRDSFLIVSLLVPIMAGMGLNFGMTLGAMAAEIGLICISDWGVVGIPGMVLAAIISTPISVLLGWWCGKILNLAKGREMVTSYIIGFFMNGIYQLIVLYCMGAIIPVRSSKLVLPRGYGIRNTVNLSGIRKTLDNLVSVKIAGISIPIATFAVIAILCLFIVWFRKTKLGQDMRAVGQDMEVARAAGIRVEETRIISIIISTVLAGYGMIIYLQNMGTLNTYNSHTQVGMFSIAALLVGGASVAKANIRNVFLGVILFHLMFIVSPMAGKNLIGEAQLGEYFRVFVSYGVITLSLVLYEVRKKREANQEGMELAADQKEDA from the coding sequence ATGAAAAAGGTACGCAAACAAACGGTTGGAGGGAAGATTGGAAACTTCATCTCCAACAACATGGTTCCCGTGCTGTTCGTCATCATCTGCGCGTTCAGCATTCCGCTTTCCGGGTACAGCGCAAACTATCTGTTCTCCGAGATCATCGTCCGGATGAGCCGGGATTCGTTCTTGATCGTCAGCCTGCTGGTCCCCATCATGGCCGGCATGGGGCTGAACTTCGGCATGACACTGGGCGCCATGGCGGCGGAGATCGGATTGATCTGCATCAGCGACTGGGGTGTGGTTGGCATTCCCGGCATGGTGCTGGCGGCCATCATCTCCACCCCAATCTCCGTGCTGTTGGGTTGGTGGTGCGGCAAGATCCTCAACTTGGCCAAAGGCCGTGAAATGGTGACCAGCTACATCATCGGCTTCTTCATGAACGGCATCTACCAGTTGATCGTCCTGTACTGCATGGGGGCCATCATCCCGGTGCGGAGCTCCAAACTGGTGCTTCCCCGTGGCTACGGCATCCGCAACACCGTCAACCTGTCCGGCATCCGCAAGACGCTGGACAACCTGGTGTCAGTGAAGATCGCCGGCATCAGCATCCCCATCGCCACCTTTGCCGTGATCGCCATCCTCTGCCTGTTCATCGTCTGGTTCCGCAAGACCAAACTGGGGCAGGACATGCGGGCCGTCGGGCAGGACATGGAAGTGGCCCGTGCCGCCGGCATCCGGGTGGAGGAGACCCGTATCATCTCCATCATCATCAGCACGGTGCTGGCCGGCTATGGCATGATCATCTACCTGCAGAACATGGGGACGCTGAATACGTACAACAGCCACACCCAGGTCGGCATGTTCTCCATCGCCGCGCTCCTTGTCGGTGGCGCGTCGGTCGCCAAGGCCAACATCCGCAACGTGTTCCTCGGCGTCATCCTGTTCCACCTGATGTTCATCGTCTCCCCGATGGCAGGAAAGAACCTGATCGGTGAAGCGCAGCTCGGTGAGTACTTCCGGGTGTTCGTCTCCTACGGCGTCATCACGCTGAGTCTGGTGCTGTACGAAGTCAGGAAGAAACGGGAAGCCAATCAGGAAGGCATGGAGCTGGCCGCTGACCAGAAGGAGGATGCGTGA
- the purD gene encoding phosphoribosylamine--glycine ligase — MRILVLGSGAKEHAVAWWLSRSHFIDALFVAPGNIGTDTFAVNLNINPADFAQVYDVCQKHAIEYVMIGTEEPLFAGMIDKLNEKGIQTFGTPTAALKMEGDRDFSRAFTDRHNIPTPTHYLFRDEASLSEFLKRHEGERFVVKSNGVAPSRVMVDSDQYSRLMDFSKELLATGPIILEEHLTGLPVTITALIDQKGYLLMPFCSDYMKSEHTGIPTGGMGSVCPVPLMEEVKKEVIDRIIDPTLYGMKVERMAYRGVLTFSVLVTTQGPMLVDYHVRFNDPATQAFLPLVKSDAIDIINAMREDRLSDFQLSVSTNSAVALVIASEGYPQNPQTGKVLDPMPAAIQLNAFKDAPLFFFGGVQNIGGKAVTTSGRCVTVVGIKENIVQSNKQAYQGAKYISFPGSWYRQDIGNKFFEN; from the coding sequence ATGCGCATACTTGTGTTGGGATCCGGCGCAAAAGAGCACGCCGTGGCATGGTGGCTTTCCCGAAGCCATTTCATTGACGCGTTGTTCGTGGCGCCCGGCAACATCGGGACGGATACGTTCGCCGTCAATCTGAACATCAATCCTGCCGATTTCGCCCAAGTGTACGATGTCTGCCAGAAACATGCCATCGAATACGTGATGATCGGAACGGAAGAACCCCTGTTCGCCGGCATGATCGACAAACTCAACGAAAAAGGCATCCAGACGTTCGGCACCCCGACGGCAGCCCTCAAGATGGAAGGAGATCGTGACTTCTCCCGTGCGTTCACCGACCGTCACAACATCCCCACCCCGACACACTACCTGTTCCGGGATGAGGCTTCCCTGTCTGAATTCCTCAAGCGGCATGAAGGGGAACGATTCGTCGTCAAGAGCAACGGCGTGGCACCCAGCCGGGTGATGGTCGATTCCGACCAGTATTCCCGATTGATGGACTTCTCCAAGGAACTGCTCGCCACCGGCCCGATCATCCTGGAGGAACACCTGACCGGGCTTCCGGTCACCATCACGGCGTTGATCGACCAGAAAGGCTACCTTCTGATGCCGTTCTGCAGTGATTACATGAAATCGGAACACACCGGCATCCCCACCGGTGGTATGGGCTCCGTCTGCCCGGTACCATTGATGGAAGAAGTCAAAAAAGAGGTGATCGACCGGATCATCGATCCAACGCTGTATGGCATGAAGGTCGAACGGATGGCCTACCGCGGCGTGTTGACGTTCAGTGTGCTGGTCACCACCCAGGGTCCGATGTTGGTGGACTACCATGTGCGGTTCAACGATCCGGCCACCCAGGCGTTCCTTCCGTTGGTCAAGAGTGATGCCATCGACATCATCAACGCGATGCGCGAGGATCGTCTCTCCGATTTCCAGCTTTCCGTTTCCACCAACTCCGCCGTGGCTTTGGTCATCGCCAGTGAAGGCTATCCCCAGAATCCACAGACCGGCAAGGTGCTGGATCCCATGCCGGCAGCCATCCAGCTGAACGCCTTCAAGGACGCTCCGCTGTTCTTCTTCGGCGGTGTCCAGAACATCGGGGGCAAAGCGGTGACCACCAGTGGACGCTGCGTCACCGTGGTAGGCATCAAGGAGAATATCGTCCAGTCCAACAAGCAGGCGTACCAGGGAGCCAAGTACATTTCGTTCCCCGGATCGTGGTACCGCCAGGACATCGGAAACAAGTTCTTCGAGAACTGA
- a CDS encoding tRNA-dihydrouridine synthase family protein — MKRPLCHPVTIGGKTIGGNLFLAPMAGFTDMPFRSICIAHGADLTYTEMISAEGLYRDSDKTADMMQRAPGETDYVIQLFMGSTTPIAKAVEQVQPLNPVMIDVNCGCPVPKVTKTGSGSALMKKPQMITSIVQEIKRYTSIPVSVKFRLGWDADHVNFLEFAQAALDGGAEALTLHARLRTEGYAPYAHWERLTELGEYLDKKGEHPLLIGSGDLFTAKDVVRMLRTTPVDAVMIARGAIGNPFIFQDVKALAQGEEALQLTPQIRTEVMMEHLDKTIALYGEKSACHQFRKCATFYLKGMRDVGEAKRMLTKAESRGDYLAVCQLLTTPLGT; from the coding sequence ATGAAGCGTCCTCTCTGCCATCCGGTGACCATCGGGGGGAAGACCATCGGAGGAAATCTGTTCCTCGCCCCGATGGCAGGATTCACCGACATGCCGTTCCGTTCCATCTGCATCGCCCATGGGGCGGATCTTACCTATACGGAGATGATCAGCGCCGAAGGCTTGTACCGTGACAGCGACAAGACGGCGGACATGATGCAGCGCGCCCCCGGCGAGACGGACTACGTGATTCAATTGTTCATGGGTTCCACCACTCCGATCGCCAAGGCGGTCGAACAGGTACAGCCGCTGAATCCCGTGATGATCGACGTCAACTGCGGTTGCCCGGTTCCCAAGGTAACCAAGACAGGTAGTGGTTCGGCGTTGATGAAAAAGCCCCAGATGATCACCTCCATCGTCCAGGAGATCAAACGGTACACCTCCATTCCCGTTTCGGTGAAGTTCCGACTGGGATGGGACGCCGACCATGTGAACTTCCTGGAGTTCGCCCAAGCGGCACTGGATGGCGGGGCGGAAGCGCTGACGCTCCATGCACGGCTCCGCACGGAAGGATACGCGCCGTACGCCCATTGGGAACGGCTGACCGAACTGGGAGAATATCTGGACAAGAAGGGCGAACATCCCCTGTTGATCGGAAGCGGCGACCTGTTCACCGCCAAGGATGTGGTGCGGATGCTCCGCACTACGCCGGTCGATGCCGTGATGATCGCACGGGGGGCCATCGGCAACCCGTTCATCTTCCAGGACGTCAAGGCGCTCGCACAGGGGGAAGAAGCGCTGCAACTCACCCCGCAGATACGTACCGAAGTGATGATGGAGCACCTGGACAAGACCATCGCGCTGTACGGGGAAAAGAGCGCCTGCCATCAGTTCCGCAAGTGCGCAACCTTTTATCTGAAAGGAATGCGGGATGTCGGAGAGGCGAAACGAATGCTGACAAAAGCGGAGAGCCGGGGCGATTACCTTGCGGTATGCCAGTTGTTGACCACTCCGCTTGGAACATGA
- a CDS encoding TatD family hydrolase has protein sequence MRLFDTHAHIGLIDTNQLEQLMAVQKAKVKGVAHMVSICNTLADFKRTYANLESQHDVFHAVGVSPTTALDPGKDWEKTVMEYAKLPGVIAIGETGLDYYHRDGERNAQIEVFLKSLDIARKLDYPVIIHNRMAGGDVLTILRDKLPEAGGILHCFSENWEFAEEALSMNLMISFAGNVTFTSSHSLREVARLMPLDRMVIESEAPFIAPVPYQNQRNQLAFLPETLKCIASLRGVDPEEIAPVLYENSLRAFNLEEKSA, from the coding sequence ATGCGGTTGTTTGATACACATGCACACATCGGTCTCATCGACACCAACCAGCTGGAACAGCTGATGGCGGTCCAAAAGGCGAAGGTCAAGGGAGTGGCTCACATGGTCAGCATCTGCAACACCCTCGCCGATTTCAAACGCACCTACGCCAATCTGGAGAGCCAGCATGACGTCTTCCATGCCGTAGGGGTTTCCCCGACCACCGCACTGGATCCCGGCAAGGACTGGGAGAAAACAGTGATGGAGTACGCCAAACTTCCCGGGGTCATCGCCATCGGCGAGACCGGGCTGGACTACTACCATCGCGACGGGGAGCGGAACGCCCAGATCGAAGTGTTTCTGAAAAGCCTGGATATCGCCCGCAAGCTGGACTATCCGGTGATCATCCACAACCGGATGGCCGGAGGCGACGTGCTTACCATTCTCCGGGACAAACTGCCGGAAGCGGGGGGAATCCTCCACTGCTTCAGTGAAAACTGGGAGTTTGCCGAAGAGGCGCTGTCCATGAACCTTATGATCAGCTTCGCCGGCAACGTCACGTTCACCAGCAGCCATTCCCTCAGGGAGGTGGCCCGCCTGATGCCGTTGGACCGGATGGTCATCGAAAGTGAAGCGCCGTTCATCGCTCCGGTTCCCTACCAGAACCAACGCAACCAACTGGCGTTCCTGCCGGAAACGTTGAAATGCATCGCGTCCCTCCGGGGCGTCGACCCTGAGGAGATCGCGCCGGTGCTGTACGAGAACAGCCTCCGGGCGTTCAATCTGGAGGAGAAGAGCGCATGA
- the rpsT gene encoding 30S ribosomal protein S20, with protein sequence MRNRSAEKRERQDAVRRLRNRATKGAMRTACKKFEAAVVAGDKEKAATTLALALKLVDTAASKGAIHRNTANRTKSRLSGRYNRLVAPAAEQPKTEAAPAPAAN encoded by the coding sequence ATGAGAAATCGGTCTGCTGAGAAGAGAGAGCGCCAGGATGCCGTTCGCAGATTGCGCAATCGCGCGACGAAAGGTGCCATGCGCACTGCCTGCAAGAAGTTCGAGGCTGCAGTGGTAGCCGGAGACAAAGAGAAGGCTGCCACCACGTTGGCGCTTGCGCTCAAGTTGGTGGATACCGCGGCATCCAAGGGTGCGATCCACAGGAACACCGCCAATCGCACCAAGTCCCGTCTGAGTGGTCGGTACAATCGTTTGGTGGCTCCCGCCGCCGAGCAACCGAAAACCGAAGCTGCCCCCGCTCCCGCGGCCAACTGA
- a CDS encoding integration host factor subunit beta: MAESKLTKAAIIENLHETHGFNRSDIHMIIDEFFEEVKKGLKNDKVIELRGFGTFEVRTRKGREKARNPKTGEIVAVETHGVAIFRPGKELKDYVWNLREAKSDT, from the coding sequence ATGGCAGAGTCCAAATTGACAAAAGCGGCGATTATCGAAAACCTTCATGAAACTCACGGATTCAATCGGAGTGACATCCATATGATTATTGATGAGTTCTTTGAGGAAGTGAAAAAGGGACTCAAGAACGACAAGGTGATCGAACTCCGGGGTTTTGGCACGTTTGAGGTTCGCACCCGCAAGGGCCGTGAGAAAGCCCGCAATCCCAAAACAGGCGAGATTGTCGCCGTCGAGACCCATGGTGTTGCGATTTTCCGGCCCGGGAAAGAGTTGAAGGACTACGTCTGGAATCTTCGGGAAGCGAAGTCCGATACATAG
- the lnt gene encoding apolipoprotein N-acyltransferase → MSSFVYALAFPGFVTKTGIGFIAFFALIPVFMVIRRTSWKLIPWYGFFYGFMFYLFFNYWLKSFHPLAILIVPIIKGGEMLLLFPCLKAADRWFRKRGFLVQAIIWTAYTYLSQSWFAGYPYGTIAYAIWQYRPLIQTASLWGIWGINFLMILPQAFFAVPLADHTSVKEWLGERKPTMIIYAAVIVFCLVFGFVSMVHWDDAKPDRTWRVATVQHNANSWLGGYTTYKRNFNNLRKMSLEALEQKPQMIIWSETAFVPSVAWHEKYPSDPDTSALVEEFTDFGKSLPVPLLTGNPEGVLDDPSKPAVSEDGSWNRKDYNTVILFEDGAIKETYRKQHLVPFTEHFPYQKQMPHLYNLLKANDYHWWEKGTDPVVFRTTDGLTFSTPICFEDVFGDLCARFIREGADMLVNMTNDNWSQSVAAEMQHMAMAVFRSVENRRTTVRGTNSGMTCVITPAGKVVDPMTPFKAGWHIYDVPVYQSATHSQTWYTTWGDLVAKLFVGLSITLLCIGAVEAMCSRRRH, encoded by the coding sequence GTGAGTTCATTTGTCTACGCATTGGCTTTTCCCGGGTTCGTCACCAAGACGGGAATCGGCTTCATCGCGTTCTTCGCCCTGATCCCTGTCTTCATGGTGATCCGCAGGACATCCTGGAAACTCATCCCATGGTACGGGTTCTTCTATGGCTTCATGTTCTACCTGTTCTTCAACTACTGGCTGAAGTCATTCCATCCCCTTGCCATTCTGATCGTTCCGATCATCAAGGGCGGGGAGATGCTCCTGCTGTTCCCCTGTCTCAAGGCGGCGGACCGGTGGTTCCGCAAGCGTGGTTTTTTGGTGCAGGCGATCATCTGGACGGCATACACCTATCTCAGCCAGAGTTGGTTCGCCGGATATCCGTACGGCACCATCGCCTACGCCATCTGGCAGTATCGCCCGTTGATCCAGACCGCCTCCCTGTGGGGCATCTGGGGCATCAACTTTCTGATGATCCTTCCCCAGGCGTTCTTTGCCGTCCCGCTTGCCGACCATACGTCGGTGAAGGAATGGCTGGGAGAACGGAAACCGACGATGATCATCTACGCGGCGGTCATTGTCTTCTGCCTGGTCTTCGGCTTCGTCAGCATGGTCCATTGGGACGACGCCAAGCCGGATCGGACCTGGAGAGTGGCGACGGTACAGCACAACGCAAACTCCTGGCTGGGTGGCTACACCACGTACAAGCGGAACTTCAACAACCTGAGGAAGATGAGCCTGGAAGCGTTGGAACAGAAGCCACAGATGATCATCTGGTCGGAGACGGCGTTCGTCCCGTCGGTGGCATGGCACGAGAAGTATCCCTCCGATCCCGACACCTCCGCCCTGGTGGAGGAGTTCACTGATTTTGGCAAGAGCCTGCCGGTGCCGCTTCTGACCGGCAACCCGGAAGGGGTGCTGGATGATCCATCCAAGCCGGCCGTTTCGGAAGACGGCTCGTGGAACCGAAAGGACTACAACACCGTCATTCTGTTCGAGGACGGGGCCATCAAGGAGACGTACCGCAAGCAGCACCTGGTGCCGTTCACCGAGCACTTCCCGTACCAGAAACAGATGCCCCATCTGTACAACCTGCTGAAGGCCAACGATTACCATTGGTGGGAGAAGGGGACCGACCCGGTGGTGTTCCGCACCACCGACGGCCTGACGTTCTCCACGCCGATCTGCTTCGAGGATGTGTTCGGCGACCTGTGCGCCCGCTTCATCCGGGAAGGGGCCGACATGCTGGTCAACATGACCAACGACAACTGGTCGCAGTCCGTGGCGGCTGAAATGCAGCACATGGCCATGGCGGTGTTCCGCTCGGTGGAGAACCGGCGCACCACGGTGCGTGGCACCAACAGCGGCATGACCTGCGTCATCACGCCCGCCGGCAAGGTGGTCGACCCGATGACGCCGTTCAAGGCCGGCTGGCACATCTACGACGTGCCGGTTTACCAAAGCGCCACCCACAGCCAGACATGGTACACCACTTGGGGAGACCTGGTGGCCAAGCTGTTCGTCGGTCTGTCCATCACGCTGCTGTGTATCGGCGCGGTGGAAGCGATGTGTTCGAGAAGAAGGCATTGA
- a CDS encoding nicotinamide-nucleotide amidohydrolase family protein, protein MEYQQVSIIIIGTEITRGVIGDKHGQVISSELSRLGYTVGRIIVVPDDGTIGKVLGDCVHDSDVVLVTGGLGPTSDDLTRRVIACAAGVPLVRNEGVYDWLHDKIGERIHGANEIQTMFPQGFDPIANPHGTAPGFRGVITDGDRQVVCISMPGPPREMDPMFFNDVLPYLAALRGHIDIQRDEYSSFLIAEAKLDELCQKAAVPGVTWGDRFQDFRISLYVSGPDPARKQFVARLRDLVGPDLLSDGDHEAVSLLEDVLKKDHLTISSAESCTGGLLGKMLTDQAGSSAWFWGSMVTYAEAAKQTMLGVDPKILETVGAVSKECAIAMAEGVLRKSGTSLALSTTGYAGPTGGDVGTVWFGFAAPDRESQAVRLHFTTLGRESVRRRTSVAACILAVRYLEGCRLLDTVEAWQYI, encoded by the coding sequence ATGGAATACCAGCAGGTTTCAATCATCATCATCGGGACGGAGATCACCCGCGGGGTGATCGGTGACAAGCATGGACAGGTCATCTCCAGCGAGCTTTCCCGCCTGGGCTATACGGTGGGGCGGATCATCGTCGTGCCGGATGACGGGACGATCGGCAAGGTGCTGGGGGACTGTGTCCATGACAGCGATGTGGTGCTGGTCACCGGAGGTCTGGGGCCGACCAGCGACGACCTGACCCGCCGGGTGATCGCCTGCGCCGCCGGGGTGCCGTTGGTGCGCAACGAAGGCGTATACGACTGGCTGCATGACAAGATCGGGGAGCGGATCCATGGGGCCAATGAGATCCAGACGATGTTCCCCCAAGGCTTTGATCCGATCGCCAACCCCCATGGGACGGCTCCGGGATTCCGGGGTGTCATCACCGACGGGGATCGCCAGGTGGTCTGCATCTCCATGCCGGGGCCTCCCCGGGAAATGGATCCGATGTTCTTCAACGACGTGCTGCCGTACCTTGCCGCCCTGCGCGGGCACATCGACATACAGCGGGATGAATACTCCTCGTTCCTCATCGCCGAGGCGAAGCTTGATGAACTGTGCCAGAAGGCGGCCGTCCCCGGCGTCACCTGGGGGGACCGGTTCCAGGATTTCCGCATCAGCCTGTACGTCTCCGGGCCGGATCCGGCACGCAAGCAGTTCGTCGCCCGCCTAAGGGATCTGGTGGGGCCGGACCTGCTCTCCGACGGGGACCATGAGGCGGTGTCCCTGCTGGAGGATGTACTGAAAAAGGATCATCTGACCATCTCATCCGCCGAGTCGTGCACCGGGGGCCTCCTTGGCAAGATGCTGACCGACCAGGCTGGTTCTTCGGCGTGGTTCTGGGGCAGCATGGTCACCTATGCCGAGGCCGCAAAACAAACGATGCTGGGGGTGGATCCAAAGATTCTGGAGACGGTGGGCGCCGTTTCCAAGGAGTGCGCCATTGCCATGGCCGAGGGTGTGTTGCGGAAAAGCGGTACCTCTCTGGCCCTGTCCACCACCGGGTATGCCGGCCCGACGGGGGGTGATGTGGGTACGGTGTGGTTCGGTTTCGCCGCTCCAGACCGTGAGAGTCAGGCGGTGCGCCTCCATTTCACCACGCTGGGACGGGAATCGGTGCGCCGCCGAACCTCCGTCGCCGCCTGTATTCTTGCCGTACGGTATCTGGAAGGGTGTCGATTGCTTGACACGGTAGAAGCCTGGCAATATATTTAA
- the rho gene encoding transcription termination factor Rho yields MKPQAPVERKAIVRRVHKPRMVVAKQAAAPEVEAPAPSPVEPAPQVVEEEAKPPVAEEYVEAVERERSEDRQSVNDGVNPEEQAIQRVAERENERIEERENSPEPMSRMDRGDGRRMNNNNYRGRNNRNNRQFQKNKNNNNNNPNNQNRNQRHQEDYPQDINIEEHPEAEILNVNDYSVLPIEALRKIGVEKGIDPDMILDLRKQEIIAELLKRHSSKGGVIVGSGTLEILPDGFGFLRSANNSYLSGPEDIYISPAQVKSLSLKTGDVVYGQVRTPRDGERFFAILRILSINGDDPIKAKTRASFESLTPLFPNQRINLETPEEDISMRIINMFCPIGKGQRSLIIAPPRTGKTVLMQKIANAISTNYPDIVLMVLLVDERPEEVTDMRRHVKGEVIASTFDEQASRHVQVAEMVIEKAKRLVEHKRDVVILLDSITRLARAYNQTVPASGKILSGGVDSNALHKPKRFFGAARNIEEGGSLTIIATGLIETGSRMDEVIFEEFKGTGNNEIILDRKLADRRIFPAINIKKSGTRRDDLLLPADEAARVWLCRNAVGDMDEQDLTPFLIDKIRKTKDNEAFLRSINTDVQSSAPAY; encoded by the coding sequence ATGAAGCCCCAAGCACCGGTTGAACGAAAAGCAATCGTACGCAGGGTTCATAAACCTCGTATGGTGGTGGCGAAACAAGCCGCCGCCCCGGAAGTGGAAGCTCCGGCGCCTTCGCCTGTGGAACCAGCGCCCCAGGTGGTGGAGGAAGAAGCGAAACCACCGGTTGCCGAGGAATACGTCGAAGCGGTGGAGCGGGAACGCAGTGAGGATCGCCAGTCGGTCAACGATGGGGTGAATCCCGAGGAACAGGCCATCCAACGCGTCGCAGAACGGGAAAACGAACGGATCGAGGAACGTGAGAATTCCCCGGAACCGATGAGCCGGATGGATCGTGGTGACGGCCGTCGGATGAACAACAACAACTATCGTGGGCGGAACAACCGCAACAACCGCCAATTTCAGAAGAACAAGAACAACAACAATAATAATCCAAACAACCAGAACCGGAACCAACGCCACCAGGAAGACTATCCCCAGGACATCAACATCGAGGAGCACCCCGAAGCCGAGATCCTGAACGTCAACGATTATTCCGTGCTTCCCATCGAAGCGCTGAGGAAGATCGGGGTGGAGAAGGGGATCGACCCGGATATGATCCTAGACCTGCGCAAGCAGGAGATCATCGCCGAGCTCCTGAAGCGGCATTCTTCCAAAGGCGGCGTGATCGTCGGCAGCGGCACGCTGGAGATCCTGCCGGATGGGTTCGGCTTCCTCCGCAGCGCCAACAACAGCTATCTCTCCGGACCGGAAGACATCTACATCTCCCCGGCCCAGGTGAAGAGCCTGTCGTTGAAAACAGGGGATGTGGTGTACGGACAGGTCCGCACGCCGCGTGACGGAGAGCGGTTTTTCGCCATCCTTCGGATCCTGTCCATCAACGGGGATGACCCCATCAAGGCGAAGACCCGCGCGTCGTTCGAAAGCCTGACGCCGCTGTTCCCCAACCAGCGGATCAACCTGGAGACGCCGGAAGAGGACATCTCCATGCGGATCATCAACATGTTCTGCCCGATCGGCAAAGGCCAGCGTTCGTTGATCATCGCTCCGCCCCGGACCGGCAAGACGGTGTTGATGCAGAAGATCGCAAACGCCATCAGCACCAACTATCCGGACATCGTCCTGATGGTTCTTCTGGTTGATGAACGGCCGGAAGAGGTCACCGACATGCGCCGCCACGTCAAAGGCGAGGTGATCGCCTCGACGTTCGACGAACAGGCCTCCCGCCACGTACAGGTCGCAGAAATGGTCATCGAGAAAGCAAAACGCCTGGTGGAGCACAAGCGTGATGTGGTGATCCTCTTGGATTCCATCACCCGTCTCGCCCGGGCGTACAACCAGACGGTGCCTGCCAGCGGCAAGATCCTCTCCGGTGGTGTCGATTCCAACGCCCTGCACAAACCCAAACGGTTCTTCGGCGCGGCGCGGAACATCGAGGAAGGCGGATCGCTCACCATCATCGCCACCGGTTTGATCGAAACCGGCAGCAGGATGGATGAGGTGATCTTCGAGGAGTTCAAAGGCACCGGCAACAACGAGATCATCCTTGACCGCAAGCTTGCCGACCGGAGAATCTTCCCTGCCATCAACATCAAGAAGAGCGGCACCCGTCGTGACGACCTGTTGCTTCCCGCCGATGAGGCCGCCCGTGTGTGGTTGTGCCGCAACGCGGTGGGCGATATGGACGAGCAGGACCTCACCCCGTTCCTCATTGACAAAATCAGGAAGACCAAGGATAATGAGGCGTTCTTACGTTCGATAAATACGGATGTGCAATCCAGCGCACCTGCCTATTGA
- the rpmE gene encoding 50S ribosomal protein L31: MKKGIHPDYQLREIHCSCGNVIKTKTTSQNLQVEICSACHPFYTGEQKVVDTAGRIERFNKRYGLDKKTK, translated from the coding sequence ATGAAGAAAGGCATTCATCCCGATTATCAGCTGCGCGAAATCCATTGCTCTTGTGGCAATGTCATCAAGACCAAAACCACGTCGCAGAACCTGCAGGTGGAAATTTGCTCCGCCTGCCATCCGTTCTACACCGGTGAGCAGAAAGTCGTCGATACGGCAGGACGCATCGAGCGCTTCAACAAGCGGTACGGCCTGGACAAGAAGACGAAATAA